The Miscanthus floridulus cultivar M001 chromosome 7, ASM1932011v1, whole genome shotgun sequence genome includes a region encoding these proteins:
- the LOC136462287 gene encoding uncharacterized mitochondrial protein AtMg00810-like, giving the protein MTNCKPCSTPVDTQGKLSEAVGTTMADPTAYRSLAGALQYLTFTRPDITYAVQQICLHMHDPREPHLTALKRLLHYLRGTVDYGLLLQRSSSTELIVYTNADWAGCPDTRRSTSGYAVFLGGNLVSWSSKRQPVVSRSSAEAEYRAVANGVAEAS; this is encoded by the coding sequence ATGACTAACTGCAAGCCCTGCTCTACTCCAGTTGACACACAGGGCAAGCTGTCAGAGGCCGTGGGCACCACCATGGCAGACCCCACTGCTTACCGGAGTCTTGCAGGTGCCCttcagtacctcaccttcacTAGGCCAGACATCACCTATGCAGTGCAGCAGATATGCCttcacatgcatgatccccgAGAGCCTCACCTCACTGCGCTCAAGCGCCTCCTCCATTACCTCCGTGGCACTGTCGACTATGGCTTACTCCTTCAGCGGTCTTCCTCCACCGAGCTCATCGTCTACACTAACGCCGACTGGGCCGGGTGTCCGGACACTCGGCGCTCTACCTCCGGCTACGCTGTCTTTCTGGGCGGCAACCTGGTGTCCTGGTCATCCAAGCGCCAGCCGGTGGTCTCCCGATCCAGTGCCGAGGCGGAGTACCGAGCTGTCGCTAACGGCGTGGCTGAGGCCTCCTAG
- the LOC136462286 gene encoding uncharacterized mitochondrial protein AtMg00820-like: MPDDPQISPVPSSLRDALSDPHWRRAMEEEYAALLVNQTWDLVPRPPGSNVVTGKWIWTHKRWADGTLERYKARWVLQGFTQRPGVDYDETFSPVVKPATVRTVLSLALIPC; this comes from the coding sequence ATGCCCGACGACCCGCAGATCTCTCCTGTACCCTCTTCCCTTCGCGACGCCTTGTCAGACCCTCATTGGCGCCGCGCGATGGAAGAGGAGTACGCGGCTCTCCTCGTCAACCAGACATGGGATCTGGTGCCCCGTCCACCTGGATCCAACGTCGTCACCGGCAAGTGGATCTGGACACACAAGCGGTGGGCTGATGGTAcccttgagaggtacaaggctcgctgggttctTCAGGGTTTCACTCAGCGCCCTGGAGTCgattatgatgagactttcaGCCCCGTGGTGAAGCCGGCCACCGTACGCACAGTGCTCtccctggctctgataccatgctAG
- the LOC136462346 gene encoding ASC1-like protein 1, protein MGLGEAAGRLLAAVDWEREAYPAYDDFLALPGFVLFFPTVRFLLDRFVFEWVARRLINGNGYQRANNETEEARKKIRKFKESAWKCVYFLSGELLSLSVTYNEPWFTNTRYFWVGPGEQVWPDQKIKLKLKAVYMYAAGFYTHSIFALMFWETRRSDFGVSMSHHVATVILIVLSYVFRFARVGSIVLAIHDASDVFLEVGKMSKYSHCDWLANVSFLFFVISWVLLRLTYFPFWILRSTSYEVLLTLDKKKHSFDGPIYYYVFNSLLFSLLVLHIYWWVLIYRMLVRQIRTRNVGDDVRSDSEGEDDHED, encoded by the exons ATGGGGCTCGGGGAGGCGGCGGGGCGGCTCCTGGCGGCCGTGGACTGGGAGCGCGAGGCCTACCCGGCGTACGATGACTTCCTCGCGCTCCCCGGCTTCGTTCTCTTCTTCCCTACCGTCCGCTTCCTCCTCGACCGCTTCGTCTTCGAG TGGGTTGCCAGGAGGCTTATAAATGGGAATGGATATCAGAGAGCTAATAATGAAACAGAAGAAGCAAGGAAGAAGATAAGAAAATTCAAGGAATCAGCTTGGAAATGTGTTTATTTCCTGTCTGGAGAGCTTTTATCTTTGTCAGTCACATATAACGAGCCTTGGTTCACCAATACCAGATATTTTTGGGTAGGACCAGGAGAACAGGTCTGGCCTGATCAAAAGATAAA ATTGAAACTTAAGGCTGTATATATGTATGCTGCTGGATTCTACACACATTCCATATTTGCACTAATGTTTTGGGAAACAAGGCGTTCAGACTTTGGAGTGTCAATGTCACATCATGTTGCTACTGTTATTCTGATTGTTCTATCTTACGTGTTCAG ATTTGCTAGAGTTGGCTCTATAGTATTGGCAATTCATGATGCAAGTGACGTTTTCCTGGAAGTAGGGAAGATGTCCAAGTACAGCCATTGTGATTGGCTTGCCAATGTTTCGTTTCTGTTTTTTGTTATTTCATGGGTTCTTCTCCGCCTCACATATTTTCCGTTCTGGATTCTGAGAAGTACAAG CTATGAGGTCTTGTTGACTTTGGACAAAAAGAAGCACAGTTTTGATGGTCCTATATACTATTATGTGTTCAATTCCCTTCTATTTTCACTACTTGTTCTCCACATATATTGGTGGGTTTTAATATATCGGATGCTTGTGAGACAAATCAGGACAAGAAATGTTGGAGATGATGTTCGATCTG ATTCTGAAGGAGAAGACGACCATGAAGATTGA